The genomic DNA AGAGAAGGCAGATGCCAAGGATTTGGCCTCGCTGCGGCAGTGCCTGGGACCTGGCTGTGTGTATCCTACCCGGCCAGGCTCCAAGTACTGCTCAGACGATTGTGGCATGAAGCTCGCAGCTGAGTGAGTGAAGTTAAGCGACAGGGTGTGGAGTAGGGCATAATATATGCCATCCGTAAGTCTGTCTATCCCTCTACTTGTGTATCCTCCCACCAttcatccacctacccacccatccattcacccttACAGTCACCTGCCCACTGAACCACCCATACACATTCCATCCACCAACCCACGCATCCATCCTTATAGTCATttacccacctatccatccactaTTCAATCACCTGTTCACCACCATTCGGTCACTcacccattttttcttttgatgtccctACCTACCCATTCCATTTCTTGTTGCCTCCTTTTCTAGCCGCATCTATGCGATTCTGCCCCAGCGCATCCAGCAGTGGCAGAAGAGCCCCTGTATTGCTGAGGAGCGTGGCAAGAAAATGCTTGAGCGCATCCACCAAGAGCAGCAGGACACTCACACCCGCCTGAAGGACATGGAGTGCCATTTCTATGAACTTGAGGCCATAATTCTGCGTGGCAAGCAGCAGCCTGTGTGCAAGGATGAGGAGGTGTGTGGGAGTGGGTGGGATGGAGCAGAAAGGTATTTGCTATCTTGCCCACTCTTCACTGGCCCTTCCACTGTCCTGTGCAGATCAACAAAAGTAGCAGGAAAAATGCGAACCTGCAGATCTTCTGTGTCTCCTGCGGGCAGTCAATTAACATGCATGCCGCCCTGCGCCACATGGAACACTGTTTTGTCAAGGTTCGGGAATTGGCTGGGGGAAGAGGAGGTAAACGTGTTTTTGGCTGGGTGGGATCCATGAGGAGGAGGGCATGTTTGATGCCTGGGTGTTTGTTGTAAAAATGCAACACACATCCATGGTTCTACCCATTTGTGCTTCTCTTCCATCCTTAGTAGGAGGGCCAAGACTGGAACATCAGCCAATGGTGAGGGGGGACATTGGCTGGGCAGACAGGAGCATAGGAGCCACAGGGACAAATGTGTTGTTTGGGGCTTGTCACGGGAGGGCATGCTGTGTAAGTCCACAGTTTCTCCCATTTGTACTCTTTCTTCCCAGTATGAAGGCAAGTCGTCCTTCGGGTCCATGTATCCCACTTGTGTTGAAGGGTGAGTGTGGGTGCTAGTTGAGGTCAAAGGCATGATGTGGACAGGGTCAGGAGCAGGGTGGGAAAGATCGGAGGGTGTGTTCAGAGGCAGAGGTGGATAGGTTAGTGGCAGGGTATGGGTGGGGTTAGGGATAAGATATGGGCTTTGGGGTTCAGGTGGGACCTCCCTTCTTCTGACCCTTAGCACTTCACTTTCATCCTCCCCCCAGGGCCACCAGGCTCTTCTGTGATGTTTACAACCCAAAGAGTAAGAGGTACTGTAAGCGGCTTCAGGTGCTGTGTCCTGAGCACTCGAGAGATCCCAAGGTGACTCTTCTTTCCCTACCTCATCATCTTTCGTTCCTCCCCGTCTCCCTGCCatattcctctcttcctctttgcttgATTGCctcctatttctttcttccttctgcctgactGCCTTCATATCTTCTGACCAACTCCCAtgtgtccccttctccctttctgacGACCCCACATTCCCTGCTCCTTGCTGGCTGATTACCTTCTGTTCTtactttttctctgcctgacctACCCCCctacatttctctctccctcctctctgcctggccatttctgtttcctttgctccTCACTGTATAACCATTCCccattcttctcctttccttgctTGACCATCATACATTCCTTTCCCACCCCTTGCTGGACTGTCccaccttcctctcttcctccctgtatgacctccct from Leopardus geoffroyi isolate Oge1 chromosome X, O.geoffroyi_Oge1_pat1.0, whole genome shotgun sequence includes the following:
- the LOC123594810 gene encoding CXXC-type zinc finger protein 1-like; protein product: MSDTEKFPLLDPAMQKAAVKVKKKKLNKKKEKKKRKLMSKRKHQEKADAKDLASLRQCLGPGCVYPTRPGSKYCSDDCGMKLAADRIYAILPQRIQQWQKSPCIAEERGKKMLERIHQEQQDTHTRLKDMECHFYELEAIILRGKQQPVCKDEEINKSSRKNANLQIFCVSCGQSINMHAALRHMEHCFVKYEGKSSFGSMYPTCVEGATRLFCDVYNPKSKRYCKRLQVLCPEHSRDPKASDDEVCGCPLVHNVFEFTGNFCRLPKRVCNLHYCWEKLRRAEVDLERIRTLNKLEELLEQEHKVRTAMTNRGGLLALMLHQTVQHDPLTTDLRSKADS